One part of the Spiroplasma turonicum genome encodes these proteins:
- the nrdG gene encoding anaerobic ribonucleoside-triphosphate reductase activating protein: MKILKIFKETISDGPGIRYSIYVAGCLHACKGCHNLLSWSFKLGKDFDQNYEKQIISDLKSNPLLSGVTFSGGDPMFSAKEVYKLIKRIKKETGLNIWLYTGFTIEEIYNQRNNGEEELYRFKILHEIDILVDGRWVQELYDPSLDFRGSSNQRLIDTKKWLIDIKNNKNL; encoded by the coding sequence ATGAAAATTCTTAAAATATTTAAGGAAACAATAAGCGATGGACCTGGAATTAGATATTCAATATATGTTGCTGGCTGTTTACACGCTTGCAAAGGCTGCCATAATTTATTAAGTTGAAGCTTTAAACTAGGTAAGGATTTTGATCAAAATTATGAAAAGCAAATAATTTCTGACTTGAAATCAAACCCACTTTTGAGCGGTGTTACATTTTCTGGTGGCGACCCAATGTTTAGTGCAAAAGAAGTTTATAAATTAATAAAAAGAATAAAAAAAGAAACGGGTCTTAACATCTGATTGTATACAGGATTTACCATTGAGGAAATTTATAATCAAAGAAATAATGGTGAAGAAGAACTATATAGATTTAAAATATTACATGAAATTGATATTTTAGTTGATGGTAGATGAGTTCAAGAACTTTATGACCCTTCATTAGATTTTCGTGGTAGTAGCAATCAACGCTTAATTGACACAAAAAAATGATTGATAGATATAAAAAACAATAAAAACCTTTAA
- the tsaD gene encoding tRNA (adenosine(37)-N6)-threonylcarbamoyltransferase complex transferase subunit TsaD, giving the protein MLILAIESSCDEFSVSVMENGIIKSNIISSQIKDHIIHGGVVPELASRLHTKNFPFVLIDAINESGIKIEDVDYIAYTNNPGLIGSLIIGRLVANTIGYYYKIPTIPLNHMEGHIYSANIEEKFTYPVLSLVVSGGHTQIQFIKKPLKFDIIGSTIDDAIGECFDKVARVLGLPYPGGPEIDKRAKLGRDDAYIFPKMKIIDKFNYSFSGLKTASINLIRKAMSNNSLEINDFCASFQKSAIDYLLEGFENAINYFKPKTISLAGGVSANNFLRNRIFSIGTKYNIFKILVPNLKYCTDNAAMIAELCNEYIKKEFKT; this is encoded by the coding sequence ATGCTAATATTAGCCATAGAGTCCAGTTGTGATGAGTTTAGTGTCTCTGTTATGGAAAATGGAATAATTAAGTCTAACATAATATCGAGTCAAATCAAAGATCACATAATACATGGTGGAGTCGTTCCTGAGTTAGCTTCCAGACTTCATACTAAAAACTTCCCATTTGTATTGATTGATGCTATAAATGAGAGTGGAATAAAAATAGAAGATGTTGATTATATTGCATATACTAATAACCCAGGTTTAATAGGTAGTTTAATAATTGGTAGGTTAGTTGCAAATACAATTGGTTATTATTATAAAATTCCTACTATTCCTTTAAACCATATGGAAGGTCATATTTATTCTGCAAATATCGAGGAAAAATTTACTTATCCAGTTTTGTCTTTAGTTGTTAGTGGCGGTCACACACAAATACAATTTATAAAAAAACCACTAAAATTTGATATAATAGGTTCAACTATTGATGATGCTATAGGTGAGTGTTTTGATAAAGTTGCAAGGGTACTAGGACTACCTTATCCAGGTGGTCCAGAAATTGATAAAAGAGCAAAACTTGGAAGAGATGATGCTTATATATTTCCTAAAATGAAAATCATTGATAAATTTAATTACTCCTTCTCTGGTTTAAAAACAGCAAGTATTAATCTAATAAGAAAAGCTATGTCAAATAATTCGTTAGAAATTAATGATTTTTGTGCTTCTTTTCAAAAAAGTGCTATTGATTATTTACTTGAAGGGTTTGAAAATGCAATAAATTATTTTAAACCTAAAACAATATCTTTAGCAGGTGGAGTTAGTGCTAATAATTTTTTAAGAAATAGAATTTTTTCCATTGGAACCAAGTATAATATATTTAAGATACTAGTACCGAATCTTAAGTATTGTACAGATAATGCAGCCATGATTGCAGAATTATGTAATGAATATATAAAGAAAGAATTTAAAACATAA
- a CDS encoding MurR/RpiR family transcriptional regulator yields MRSFLSKLTTIDENDLTIKEKKIVDFIKSHLKEIVDTNMKIERMAQEAGTGYSAIYGLLKKLNIKGFRDFAISLANDVENQKINVAKNDENVVQGYINIIKQNYALIEKKDIFQTLTVIRNSSRAFICYWENLLSGPAQELSNFFYKNNLDTFLLDSDQDTLKERTDSSKENDVFIFFTRYGNSSRLDKFITEIGRKNRKIIYISGKVASPNIVQYLSSIHTLIVDNPDESIYKGHISNSVPFNYLNDLLIYHFMNSES; encoded by the coding sequence ATGAGGTCTTTTTTAAGTAAGTTAACTACTATTGATGAAAATGATTTGACAATTAAAGAAAAGAAAATTGTAGATTTTATAAAAAGTCATTTAAAAGAAATTGTCGATACAAATATGAAAATAGAAAGAATGGCACAAGAGGCCGGAACAGGATATAGTGCAATTTATGGTTTATTAAAAAAATTAAATATTAAAGGATTTAGAGATTTTGCAATTTCTCTTGCTAATGATGTTGAAAACCAAAAAATAAATGTTGCAAAAAACGATGAAAATGTTGTTCAGGGTTATATTAATATAATCAAACAAAACTATGCATTAATTGAAAAAAAAGATATATTTCAAACATTAACTGTTATAAGAAATTCTTCAAGAGCTTTTATATGTTATTGAGAAAACTTATTATCAGGTCCTGCACAAGAATTATCAAACTTTTTTTATAAAAATAATTTAGATACTTTCTTATTGGATAGTGATCAAGATACTTTAAAAGAAAGAACAGATAGCTCTAAAGAAAATGATGTATTCATATTCTTTACAAGATATGGTAACTCAAGTAGATTAGATAAATTTATAACTGAAATTGGACGTAAAAATAGAAAAATAATTTATATATCTGGTAAAGTTGCGTCACCAAATATAGTTCAATATTTATCATCAATACATACATTAATTGTTGATAATCCTGACGAATCTATTTATAAAGGACATATATCTAATTCAGTTCCTTTTAATTATTTAAACGATTTATTAATATATCATTTTATGAATTCAGAGTCTTAG
- a CDS encoding type I phosphomannose isomerase catalytic subunit encodes MADIIKIEPYFSKKIWGGQKLKDFGYNIGNDNIGEAWVLSAHPNGMSYLMLDDKKVSLLDFYNTNRTFFGNYPGEFPILAKIITANDNLSVQVHPTDEYALRKHNSLGKPESWYIIDCEENSKLIYGHSAKNIGEFKKAIEDNKWDSILNKVSIKKGDFLYVEPGKIHAITPNVTLFELQRSSDITYRLYDYDRIDNGKKRELHIEDSLNNIVIPDTMENIITDKKDFNFESEFFSINKINVQEKFTYIKPLDAKWMNFTILSGEGKINNVKLKAGDTAICDSLLEFFEIKGKIEIIFYWV; translated from the coding sequence ATGGCAGATATAATTAAAATTGAACCTTATTTTTCTAAAAAAATTTGGGGTGGTCAAAAATTAAAAGATTTTGGCTACAATATTGGAAATGACAATATCGGAGAAGCGTGAGTTTTAAGTGCACATCCAAATGGTATGTCTTATTTGATGCTAGATGATAAAAAAGTATCTTTACTTGATTTTTACAATACAAATAGAACTTTTTTTGGAAATTATCCAGGAGAATTTCCAATTTTAGCTAAAATAATTACTGCTAATGATAATTTATCAGTCCAAGTTCACCCTACTGATGAGTATGCATTAAGAAAGCACAACTCTCTTGGTAAACCTGAAAGTTGATACATTATAGATTGTGAAGAAAACTCTAAATTAATTTATGGTCATTCAGCAAAAAACATTGGTGAATTTAAAAAAGCTATAGAAGATAATAAATGAGATTCAATTTTAAATAAAGTAAGTATTAAAAAAGGGGATTTTTTATATGTTGAACCAGGTAAAATTCACGCCATAACACCAAATGTAACTCTTTTTGAGTTACAAAGGTCTAGTGATATAACATATAGGCTTTATGATTATGATAGAATTGATAATGGAAAAAAAAGAGAATTACATATAGAAGACTCTTTAAATAACATTGTCATACCTGATACTATGGAAAATATTATTACAGATAAAAAAGACTTTAATTTTGAATCTGAATTTTTTTCTATTAACAAAATAAATGTCCAAGAAAAATTTACTTACATAAAACCTTTAGATGCTAAATGAATGAACTTTACAATACTAAGTGGTGAAGGTAAAATTAATAATGTAAAATTAAAAGCCGGGGATACAGCAATATGTGACTCGCTACTAGAATTTTTTGAGATTAAAGGTAAAATAGAGATAATATTTTATTGAGTTTAG
- the asnS gene encoding asparagine--tRNA ligase produces MEIYELLKGKNIKNEQEVKVVARVRSNRPGKAVGFLVINDGTSLLDLQVVYKSNLDNFNDISQVRVSSIIEVIGKILLTPDKEQKLEIQAEDIVILDEASQDYPLQKKEHSLEFLREISHLRSRTKTFQSIFKIRSVAAYAIHRFFQEENYVYVTTPIITENDAEGAGESFIVTTLKNDEYEKDFFGKKACLTVSGQLNGEAYAQAFKKIYTFGPTFRAENSNTSKHAAEFWMIEPEIAFEDLNFNIALIEKMIKFIINEVFNKCSDELEFCDKNLEKGLINKLKHISNSNFERITYTDAIEVLKKAVDNGQNFEEKNIFFGLDLGTEHERFLCEKHFEKPTFITNYPKEIKAFYMKQNSDGKTVAATDLLVPGIGELVGGSQREDNYEKLVARCEELKIDVKGLSWYNELRNFGYYKSSGFGLGFERLIMYITGASNIRDVIPFPRTPRNLLF; encoded by the coding sequence ATGGAAATTTATGAACTATTAAAAGGGAAAAATATCAAAAATGAACAAGAAGTTAAAGTCGTTGCAAGAGTTAGATCTAATAGACCTGGTAAAGCAGTAGGATTTTTAGTTATAAATGATGGTACAAGTTTACTTGATTTACAAGTTGTTTATAAAAGCAATCTTGATAATTTTAATGATATTTCTCAAGTTAGAGTTAGTTCTATAATTGAAGTAATAGGTAAAATCCTTTTAACACCTGATAAAGAACAAAAACTTGAGATTCAAGCTGAAGACATAGTCATATTAGATGAAGCTTCACAAGACTATCCCTTACAAAAGAAAGAACATTCACTAGAGTTTTTAAGAGAAATATCTCATCTTAGGTCAAGAACAAAAACTTTCCAATCTATATTTAAAATTAGATCAGTTGCAGCATATGCAATTCATAGGTTTTTCCAGGAAGAAAACTATGTATATGTAACTACTCCAATAATTACTGAAAATGATGCAGAAGGTGCTGGGGAATCATTTATAGTTACAACATTGAAAAATGATGAATACGAAAAAGATTTCTTTGGTAAAAAAGCTTGTTTAACTGTTTCAGGCCAATTAAATGGTGAAGCATATGCTCAAGCATTTAAGAAAATTTACACATTTGGACCAACTTTTAGAGCAGAAAATTCTAATACTTCAAAACATGCAGCTGAGTTTTGGATGATTGAACCTGAAATTGCGTTCGAAGATTTAAATTTTAATATTGCACTTATCGAAAAAATGATTAAATTTATAATAAATGAAGTGTTTAACAAATGTAGTGATGAATTAGAGTTTTGTGACAAAAACTTAGAAAAAGGTTTAATAAATAAATTGAAGCACATTTCAAACTCTAATTTTGAGAGAATAACATATACAGATGCAATTGAAGTACTAAAAAAAGCTGTTGATAATGGCCAAAACTTTGAAGAAAAAAACATATTCTTTGGTTTAGATTTAGGCACAGAACATGAAAGATTTTTATGTGAAAAGCATTTTGAAAAACCAACATTTATCACAAACTACCCTAAAGAAATTAAAGCATTTTATATGAAACAAAACTCAGATGGAAAAACAGTTGCTGCAACTGATTTATTAGTTCCAGGTATTGGTGAATTAGTTGGTGGTAGTCAAAGAGAAGATAATTATGAAAAACTTGTTGCAAGATGTGAAGAATTGAAAATTGATGTTAAAGGTTTATCTTGATACAACGAATTAAGAAATTTTGGATATTATAAGTCATCAGGCTTTGGTTTGGGATTTGAAAGACTTATTATGTATATTACTGGTGCAAGCAACATTAGAGATGTTATTCCATTTCCAAGAACTCCAAGAAATTTATTATTTTAG
- the adhE gene encoding bifunctional acetaldehyde-CoA/alcohol dehydrogenase, which yields MKELEDLFKKVQVAFEEFSHFSQEKVDYIFKMAALAANENRIYLAKLAKEETKMGIVEDKILKNHYASEFIYNKYKNLQTVGTFMENEPGGLEKVYEPIGVVGAVIPTTNPTATAIFKCLLCLKTRNAIIISPHPGAKKCTVEAARIVLEAAVKAGAPKNIIGWIESPSLEGTEYVMKNSNIILATGGPGMVKAAYSSGVPAIGVGAGNAPAIIDDTANIELATSSIVQSNTFDNGVVCATENSVIVLESIYDKVVKSFEKKNTYIVTKEEEKNKFRKSMFKEGKFGLLNAELVGRSALEVANLVGIKVPETTRFILVEAERTDHDEALAHEKLSTYATLYKAKNFDDAIKKAEDVLKLGPGHTASLFINRKSSVEKIDKFKTLNPGRLLINSPSSLGGVGDMYNFILEPSLTLGCGTKGGNSFSQNVTPLNLLNVKSLVERRENMQWLRLPEKIYHKYGSLEVALEDLKDWNINNVFIVTDKVINKLYGKRLTSRLDELKIKYTIFDDVEPNPMLSTTLKGAKLLESLKADAIIGIGGGSSMDAAKLMWLYYESEEEIDFKDLAVTFADIRKRIVKYPLTGRKSKMICIPTTSGTGSEVTPFSVITDDQDHKKYPLADYSLTPNMAIIDPSLTMTVPKGATNAPALDALTHCMESYVSVMSTDYTDSYALQGAKNIFEYLPRAYKDGSTDKEAREKVMNGAAFAGISFANAFLGIVHSLSHKVGGYHNVIHGAANAILLPYVIRYNAACVMEGGKQGYFSQYETQNSMEKYANMAKFVGVKGKSDEELVDSLIEKIQTLTKEVELKSSFKDYGVDEQAFLNSLDKMSEDAFDDQCTGANPRYPLIEDIKKLYLDAYYGKEVQKLAK from the coding sequence ATGAAGGAATTAGAAGACTTATTTAAAAAAGTGCAAGTTGCATTTGAAGAATTTTCACATTTTTCACAAGAAAAGGTGGATTATATATTCAAAATGGCAGCTCTTGCAGCAAATGAAAATAGAATTTATTTAGCAAAGTTAGCAAAAGAAGAAACAAAAATGGGAATTGTCGAAGACAAAATATTAAAAAATCATTATGCCAGTGAGTTTATATATAACAAATACAAAAACTTGCAGACTGTTGGTACCTTTATGGAAAATGAACCTGGTGGATTAGAAAAGGTTTATGAACCTATAGGTGTTGTTGGAGCTGTTATTCCAACAACAAACCCTACAGCTACTGCAATTTTTAAGTGTTTATTGTGTTTAAAAACTAGAAATGCAATTATCATATCACCACATCCAGGTGCTAAAAAATGTACTGTTGAGGCAGCAAGAATTGTTCTTGAAGCAGCTGTAAAGGCAGGGGCACCGAAAAATATTATAGGTTGGATTGAATCTCCTTCACTTGAAGGAACTGAGTATGTTATGAAAAACTCAAACATCATTCTTGCAACTGGTGGACCAGGAATGGTAAAGGCTGCATATTCTTCTGGTGTCCCAGCAATTGGTGTTGGAGCTGGTAATGCACCCGCAATAATTGACGATACTGCTAATATTGAACTTGCAACATCATCTATTGTACAATCAAACACATTTGATAACGGAGTTGTATGTGCAACAGAGAACTCGGTTATTGTACTGGAATCAATTTATGATAAGGTAGTTAAGTCTTTTGAAAAGAAAAATACTTATATAGTAACTAAAGAAGAAGAGAAAAATAAATTTAGAAAATCCATGTTTAAGGAAGGAAAGTTTGGTCTATTAAATGCTGAATTAGTTGGTAGAAGTGCATTAGAGGTTGCAAATTTAGTTGGAATAAAAGTACCTGAAACTACAAGATTTATATTAGTTGAAGCAGAAAGAACTGATCACGATGAAGCCTTAGCCCATGAAAAACTTTCAACATATGCAACATTATATAAAGCTAAAAACTTTGATGATGCAATTAAAAAAGCAGAGGATGTTCTGAAATTAGGTCCTGGGCACACAGCTTCTTTATTTATAAATAGAAAAAGCTCTGTAGAAAAAATAGATAAGTTTAAAACATTAAACCCTGGAAGATTATTAATTAACTCTCCTTCCTCATTAGGTGGAGTAGGAGATATGTATAACTTTATTTTGGAACCAAGTTTAACTCTTGGATGTGGAACAAAAGGAGGTAATTCATTTTCACAAAATGTTACACCCTTAAATTTATTAAATGTTAAATCACTTGTGGAAAGAAGAGAAAATATGCAATGACTAAGATTACCAGAAAAAATTTATCATAAATATGGTTCATTAGAAGTGGCTCTTGAAGACCTTAAAGACTGAAATATAAATAATGTGTTTATAGTTACTGATAAAGTTATAAACAAATTATATGGAAAAAGATTAACTTCAAGATTAGATGAATTAAAAATAAAATATACCATTTTTGATGATGTTGAACCAAATCCAATGTTATCAACTACTTTAAAAGGAGCAAAATTACTTGAATCTTTAAAAGCCGATGCAATAATTGGTATCGGCGGAGGTTCTTCGATGGATGCTGCTAAATTAATGTGATTATATTATGAAAGTGAAGAAGAAATTGATTTCAAAGATTTGGCTGTAACATTTGCAGATATAAGAAAAAGAATTGTTAAATATCCATTGACAGGTAGAAAATCTAAAATGATTTGTATACCAACAACTTCTGGTACTGGATCAGAAGTGACTCCATTCTCAGTTATAACTGATGATCAAGACCATAAAAAATACCCTCTTGCTGACTATTCATTAACACCAAATATGGCAATAATAGACCCTTCATTAACAATGACAGTACCTAAAGGCGCTACTAATGCTCCTGCTTTAGATGCTTTAACTCACTGTATGGAATCATATGTTTCGGTTATGTCTACTGATTATACAGATTCTTATGCCTTACAGGGGGCAAAAAACATTTTTGAATACCTACCAAGAGCATATAAAGACGGTTCAACAGATAAAGAAGCTAGAGAAAAAGTAATGAATGGTGCAGCGTTTGCAGGAATTTCATTTGCTAATGCATTTTTAGGTATTGTTCATTCACTTTCACATAAAGTCGGTGGTTATCATAATGTAATACATGGAGCTGCAAATGCTATACTTTTACCTTATGTAATAAGATATAATGCTGCATGTGTTATGGAGGGTGGAAAACAAGGTTACTTTTCACAATATGAGACACAAAACTCTATGGAAAAATATGCAAATATGGCCAAGTTTGTTGGTGTTAAAGGTAAAAGTGATGAAGAACTTGTTGATTCCTTAATAGAAAAAATACAAACTTTAACAAAAGAAGTAGAATTAAAGTCAAGCTTTAAAGATTATGGAGTAGATGAACAAGCATTTTTAAACTCTTTAGATAAGATGTCAGAAGATGCATTTGATGATCAATGCACTGGAGCAAATCCGAGATATCCATTAATAGAAGATATTAAAAAACTTTATTTAGATGCATATTATGGTAAAGAAGTACAAAAACTTGCAAAATAA
- the pflA gene encoding pyruvate formate-lyase-activating protein: protein MITENNTVGYYNSIETFGAVDGPGLRLVIFLQGCLLRCKYCHNPETLEFTRDKMITIDEVVNLYNKNKSFYKNGGVTLSGGEATTQIDFCISLFKKLKELNINTCLDTCFGTYNSIDKVKNKWKELLEYTDLVLADLKHIDNEKHINLTSRPNTNILEAIKFVDECNTKMWVRHVLVPGWTDDEEDLRRMARFMKELNNMERFEMLPYHNMMIPKYENLKMKFYLRDVNPPTKDYIVQCRKIIENELKK from the coding sequence ATGATAACAGAAAATAATACAGTTGGATATTATAACAGTATCGAAACTTTTGGTGCTGTTGATGGTCCAGGGTTACGTTTAGTAATATTCTTGCAAGGTTGTTTGTTAAGGTGCAAGTATTGTCATAATCCAGAAACACTTGAATTTACTAGAGATAAAATGATTACAATAGATGAAGTTGTAAATTTATATAATAAAAATAAGTCTTTTTATAAAAATGGTGGAGTCACTTTATCGGGTGGTGAAGCAACAACACAAATCGATTTTTGCATTTCATTATTTAAAAAATTAAAAGAATTAAACATAAACACATGCTTAGACACATGTTTTGGAACATATAATTCAATTGATAAAGTAAAAAATAAATGAAAAGAACTTCTTGAATATACAGATTTAGTTTTAGCAGATTTAAAACACATAGATAATGAAAAACACATTAATTTGACATCGCGACCAAACACTAATATATTAGAAGCCATTAAGTTTGTTGATGAATGCAATACAAAAATGTGAGTTAGACATGTTTTAGTACCTGGTTGAACAGATGACGAAGAAGATTTAAGAAGGATGGCAAGGTTTATGAAGGAACTTAATAATATGGAAAGATTTGAAATGTTACCATATCACAATATGATGATTCCAAAGTACGAGAACCTGAAAATGAAGTTTTATTTAAGAGATGTTAACCCACCAACAAAAGATTATATTGTTCAATGTAGAAAAATTATAGAAAATGAATTAAAAAAATAA
- a CDS encoding glycosyltransferase family 2 protein: MLISFITVIPNTSEEFKESIESVIKQNNYEDYELIVILDKLNHETNMDEYFINLFKKYNNIKLIFNNDRHGSSYSWNLGLDICSGKYVKFISQGDTIDNDFIKSIKKYIEENKNNIDIIEYSFLLKSDKDIQSKSYLEPNKVYNLKEDYKPFAYTNNLLFNKLFKLEIIKNFNFNFRNQVRFDMLFIYKLLSQSKTYLYLNSKNYENIILRPVQYSIFDIVNQWTHIFNYYRRIKKYNEISDYLKYSYYKTILHIWIWTISKTDNKLLIKKALEFANRKYENKKSDFIKNNKVFLESEDLTFKTLAENFSSYYKDKLKNIK, from the coding sequence ATGTTAATTTCATTTATAACAGTAATCCCTAATACAAGTGAAGAATTCAAAGAATCTATTGAAAGTGTTATTAAACAAAATAATTATGAAGATTATGAGTTAATTGTTATACTTGATAAACTTAATCACGAAACAAATATGGACGAGTATTTTATTAATTTGTTTAAAAAATATAATAACATAAAGTTAATTTTTAACAATGATAGACATGGATCTTCATATTCTTGAAACTTAGGTCTCGACATTTGTAGTGGAAAATATGTTAAGTTTATTTCTCAAGGAGATACAATTGATAATGATTTCATAAAATCTATTAAAAAGTATATTGAAGAGAATAAAAATAATATAGACATAATTGAATACAGCTTTTTGTTAAAAAGTGACAAAGACATACAGTCTAAATCTTATTTAGAACCTAATAAAGTTTATAATTTAAAAGAAGATTATAAGCCTTTTGCATATACAAATAATCTATTGTTTAATAAATTATTTAAACTTGAAATTATAAAAAATTTTAATTTCAATTTTAGAAACCAGGTAAGATTTGATATGTTGTTTATTTATAAATTATTGAGCCAGTCAAAAACATATTTATATTTAAACTCCAAAAACTATGAAAATATAATATTAAGACCAGTACAATACTCAATTTTTGATATTGTAAATCAATGAACACATATTTTTAATTACTACAGACGTATAAAGAAATATAATGAAATTTCAGACTATTTAAAATATTCTTATTATAAAACCATACTTCATATTTGAATATGAACAATCTCTAAAACTGATAATAAATTACTTATTAAAAAAGCATTAGAATTTGCAAATAGAAAATATGAAAACAAAAAATCAGATTTCATAAAAAATAATAAAGTATTTTTAGAATCAGAAGATTTAACTTTTAAAACATTAGCTGAAAATTTTTCTAGTTATTATAAAGATAAGCTTAAGAATATTAAATAG
- a CDS encoding serine hydrolase — protein sequence MKSTKKSIYQYEITFKDPSVFLLLIARLIDLLIASLPMIIFYIFYKINDLKSALIVFSIYHLIIFFYFVMIPYFSSGNTVGKWIFNLRLKLDNKNKYFSKLLLREFYYLYIPFIVQILANIISIVIFKYYNPGENDSKLNGWTLSIIVRNIGNIFLSVWFFYIAITVYLNKNNRSAIDSRLGINVKLLSKKLIINNKNDKKIIEVNHPGVFNMEDVLKKDLDNFSNINSLINSWVDSSFINGAVLIIKKNNKVVLDKQYGYNDTFNKVKMKRDQIFRGYSITKILTAIATLMLVEKNLLSLEDDVSIYLPHFKKLKVIDNGIIKPITNKIKIKNLLTMTSGLAYGGKKTHTEKETEKLLIKLRNKDLTYDEFIEELSTIPLEFEPGTNWKYGISYDVLSAIIEKVSKQSFRDFVKQSILDKLNMQDTDFYIKDKDREALVYKLITENENNKLEELKNFNFLLQDLYNQPIISMGGSGLFTTCPDYLNFLSFLLTGKDNQGQTIISNKMLALMRSDQVLSLKKYLYMNINDDYSYGYGVRVRLNNSIEPLTTIGQFGWDGLLGSSCIIDPKNEVILCFMTSVKQNNDTIVRELQKSLYEDLKKA from the coding sequence ATGAAGTCAACAAAAAAAAGTATTTATCAGTATGAAATTACATTTAAGGACCCTTCAGTTTTCTTATTATTGATTGCTAGATTAATTGATTTATTAATAGCTTCATTGCCTATGATTATATTTTATATATTTTATAAAATAAATGATTTAAAAAGTGCGCTAATAGTTTTTTCTATATACCACTTAATAATCTTCTTTTATTTTGTTATGATTCCTTATTTTTCTAGTGGTAACACAGTGGGTAAGTGGATATTTAATCTTAGATTAAAACTTGATAATAAAAATAAGTATTTTTCAAAACTTTTGCTTAGAGAGTTTTATTATTTATATATACCTTTTATTGTTCAAATATTAGCAAACATAATATCAATTGTAATTTTTAAATATTATAATCCTGGTGAAAATGATTCTAAGTTAAATGGGTGAACACTTTCAATTATAGTAAGAAATATTGGAAATATCTTTTTATCCGTTTGATTTTTTTATATAGCTATCACTGTTTATTTAAACAAAAATAATAGATCTGCAATTGATTCAAGACTTGGAATTAATGTAAAGTTATTGTCTAAGAAACTTATTATCAATAATAAAAACGATAAAAAAATAATAGAAGTAAATCATCCGGGGGTTTTTAATATGGAAGATGTTTTAAAAAAAGATTTAGATAATTTTAGTAATATAAATAGTTTAATTAATAGTTGGGTAGATAGTTCTTTTATAAATGGTGCTGTATTAATTATCAAAAAAAATAATAAAGTAGTATTAGACAAACAGTATGGTTACAATGATACTTTTAATAAAGTTAAAATGAAAAGAGATCAAATATTTAGAGGATACTCAATAACAAAAATTTTAACAGCAATAGCAACTTTAATGCTTGTTGAAAAAAACTTATTAAGCCTTGAAGATGATGTAAGTATTTATTTACCCCATTTTAAAAAATTAAAGGTTATTGATAATGGTATTATTAAACCTATAACAAACAAAATAAAAATAAAAAACTTATTAACAATGACAAGTGGTTTAGCGTATGGAGGTAAAAAAACACATACTGAAAAGGAGACAGAAAAATTACTTATAAAATTGAGAAATAAAGATTTGACCTATGATGAATTTATAGAAGAGTTATCAACAATCCCATTAGAGTTTGAACCTGGTACAAATTGAAAATATGGAATATCATATGATGTTTTGAGCGCTATAATTGAAAAAGTATCTAAACAAAGCTTTAGAGATTTTGTAAAACAATCAATCCTTGATAAACTTAATATGCAAGACACAGATTTTTATATTAAAGATAAAGATCGTGAAGCACTTGTTTATAAATTAATAACAGAAAATGAAAACAATAAATTAGAGGAACTTAAAAACTTTAATTTTCTGTTACAAGATTTGTATAATCAACCGATTATATCAATGGGAGGTTCTGGACTATTTACTACATGTCCAGATTATTTAAACTTTCTTAGTTTTTTACTAACAGGAAAAGACAACCAAGGTCAAACAATTATATCTAATAAAATGCTTGCTTTAATGAGAAGCGATCAAGTATTAAGTTTGAAAAAGTATCTTTATATGAACATCAATGATGATTATTCATATGGTTATGGTGTGAGGGTTAGATTAAATAATTCTATTGAACCACTTACTACAATAGGTCAATTTGGATGAGATGGTTTATTAGGATCTAGTTGTATTATCGATCCAAAAAATGAAGTAATTTTATGTTTTATGACAAGTGTTAAACAAAATAATGATACTATTGTTAGGGAACTACAAAAAAGTCTTTACGAAGATTTAAAAAAAGCTTAG